One stretch of Corallococcus exiguus DNA includes these proteins:
- a CDS encoding TetR/AcrR family transcriptional regulator: MADPKTPEPSRRSERSRQAILTAAVELVGEVGYARLTVEAIAARAGVGKQTIYRWWPSKGAVVLDAFVELSGGNQPAALPDTGNLKSDLRAVLRATVQELTDPRFEVPSRALTAESQSDPALAQQFVEAVLRPHLRAVQERLRSAQQAGQVAKGVDLDVAVELLVGPLFHRWLLRTAPLTSAYADTVVDLVIAALRPLPKGR, encoded by the coding sequence ATGGCTGACCCGAAGACCCCGGAACCGTCCCGCCGCAGTGAGCGCTCCCGCCAGGCCATCCTCACGGCCGCCGTCGAGCTCGTTGGGGAGGTGGGCTATGCGCGTCTGACGGTCGAGGCGATCGCGGCGCGCGCGGGGGTGGGCAAGCAGACCATCTACCGGTGGTGGCCCTCCAAGGGGGCGGTGGTGCTGGACGCCTTCGTGGAGCTGAGCGGCGGCAACCAGCCCGCGGCGCTGCCGGACACCGGCAACCTCAAGTCCGACCTGAGGGCGGTGCTGCGCGCCACGGTGCAAGAGCTCACGGATCCGCGCTTCGAGGTGCCCTCGCGGGCGCTCACCGCCGAGTCCCAGTCGGACCCCGCGCTGGCCCAGCAGTTCGTGGAGGCCGTGCTGCGACCCCACTTGAGGGCGGTCCAGGAGCGGCTGCGCTCGGCACAGCAAGCAGGCCAGGTCGCGAAGGGGGTGGACCTGGACGTCGCGGTGGAGCTGCTCGTCGGGCCGCTCTTCCATCGGTGGCTGCTTCGCACCGCGCCCCTCACGAGCGCGTACGCAGACACCGTGGTGGACCTGGTCATCGCCGCGCTGCGGCCCCTGCCCAAGGGACGCTAG
- a CDS encoding macrolide family glycosyltransferase, translating to MSRRAHIAMVSIPAHGHVNPSLELIRELASRGHRVTYANDAAFAEPISRTGAELRPYRSLLPREGAPDTRWPDDLVGQLDMFLDDAMSMLPQLRAAYEHDRPDLFLYDIGCSTARILGENWGIPAVQLSPSSVAWEGYEQDMAAMVEMLRTEPRAVAHYQRYSAWLKECGVAETDAMLFVGKPARGLVLIPRALQPQADRVDRKRFTFVGPCFGDRSAQGSWQRPPGARKVLLVSLGSTFTRQPAFYRACLAAFGGLPGWHVVLQIGKHVALEDLGTIPDNVEVHRWVPQLAVLEQADAFITHAGMGGSQEGLYCGVPMIAVPQATDQFANADQLVALGIARRIDTDDATPDALRSALLQLTEDPAVATRLAALRMELRAEAGAARAAELLEKEFRL from the coding sequence ATGTCTCGCCGTGCCCACATCGCGATGGTCAGCATCCCCGCCCATGGCCACGTCAATCCGAGCCTGGAGCTCATCCGGGAGCTGGCGTCCCGAGGCCACCGGGTGACGTACGCCAACGACGCGGCCTTCGCCGAGCCCATCAGCCGCACGGGCGCGGAACTTCGCCCCTACCGCTCCCTGCTCCCCCGCGAAGGGGCGCCGGATACACGCTGGCCCGACGACCTGGTGGGACAGCTGGACATGTTCCTGGATGACGCCATGTCCATGCTTCCGCAGCTGCGCGCGGCCTATGAGCACGACCGTCCGGATCTCTTCCTCTACGACATCGGCTGTTCCACGGCGCGAATCCTCGGAGAGAACTGGGGCATCCCCGCGGTCCAGCTCTCACCCTCCTCCGTCGCCTGGGAAGGCTACGAGCAGGACATGGCCGCAATGGTGGAGATGCTGCGCACCGAGCCGCGCGCCGTGGCGCATTACCAGCGCTACTCCGCCTGGCTGAAGGAGTGCGGCGTTGCGGAGACCGACGCCATGCTCTTCGTCGGGAAGCCTGCGCGCGGGCTGGTGCTCATCCCACGCGCGCTCCAACCCCAGGCGGACCGGGTGGACCGCAAGCGCTTTACCTTCGTGGGGCCGTGCTTCGGGGATCGCTCGGCACAGGGCTCGTGGCAGCGTCCGCCAGGCGCGCGGAAGGTGCTGCTGGTGTCGCTCGGCTCGACCTTTACCCGCCAGCCCGCTTTCTACCGCGCATGCCTCGCTGCCTTTGGAGGGCTTCCCGGCTGGCACGTCGTGCTGCAGATCGGCAAGCACGTGGCGCTGGAGGACCTGGGAACAATCCCAGACAACGTGGAGGTCCACCGCTGGGTGCCACAGCTGGCGGTGCTCGAACAGGCGGATGCGTTCATCACCCATGCGGGCATGGGCGGCTCGCAGGAAGGCCTGTACTGCGGGGTGCCCATGATTGCCGTGCCTCAGGCGACGGACCAGTTCGCCAATGCCGACCAGCTCGTCGCGCTCGGCATCGCGCGGCGGATCGACACGGATGACGCCACGCCCGACGCATTGCGCTCCGCGCTGCTACAGCTCACGGAGGACCCGGCTGTTGCTACCCGGCTCGCGGCCCTTCGGATGGAGCTGCGAGCGGAGGCTGGAGCCGCGCGCGCGGCGGAGCTGCTGGAGAAGGAGTTCCGCCTGTAG
- a CDS encoding ELWxxDGT repeat protein, protein MQAVAKWGALLVVLWLGLGGCSDAGRPGAGVSQKQSSRAQALAAGQARLLRDIHAGTAGTTYGKSGGEGLRVGRTLFYVASDLSNGGELWKSDGTPEGTVLVKDIRPGPNSSNLAYFVEMDGILYFSATDHSGAELWRSDGTPEGTWRVKDIAPGPDSGGPSFLSRVGHQLFFIRTSELWKSDGTEAGTVLVRSFEGSIYDTIGEPTVSGGTLFFSANEPGYGWELWKSDGTPEGTVLVKDIQPGEGHSQPTNLRDVKGTLFFTADDGVHGNELWKSDGTPGGTVLITDARPGVGGLFIYDPGVVGGTYYFGSDGLKGEGVELWKSDGTPEGTGLLKDINEWDNSFPQSFIELNGVTLFIAEGKGIGYELWRTDGTPGGTVLVKDIWPGGYSSLSWSYFRVVLDGVLYFVANDGVSGIELWRTDGTSDGTWRVKDINPGSEGSGPSKMLMLEGRLYFFAFDAAVGSELWTSDGTEAGTVRLTYRGPATVGSTPQSFVDMGGTVFFSADDGVHGNELWKSDGTPEGTVLVKDVSPGSNASLPVVLTRVGETLLFFAYTPATGHELWRSDGSAAGTVMVKEIRPGTEGCECSVLGVYQGMLYFLAHDGVSGVDLWRSDGTSEGTVKVQDWPYGLSSGVNPEPVQMGGVLYFIRYTALWRTDGTDAGTWMVKQLATDTRRDAYQLTAVGNRLFFRSFDYSYGSELWTSDGTPEGTAQLKDLWPGIYGSKPSSFVGLNGRVYFAANDGMSGNELWTSDGTPEGTVKVKELVPGYGGTGPMLLTRVGGTLYFAATDASGAPVLWKSDGTEAGTVRVKGPMPGLLGTGDPMSFLALEPEGMLLFAAADAASGVEVWRTDGTEAGTVRITDIAPGPGSSRPRMFTRSGNRIFLSANDGWTGLEPWLIPLRAVTGPVPPTVTCPEDVTAEATGVAGADVSLPEARASDDTAPPQVTYSPESGSTFPPGDTQVSVTAQDEEGLTATCTFHVLVRDTTAPQLTCPEDVSVTVEDEAGNTVEFPPAIAVDLVTASPVLTYSRASGSTFPPGTTPVTVTAEDAAGNRATCDFQVSVNVKPAPFDAGTEPDAGMELDAGTEVDAGTEPDAGMELDAGMEVDAGTEVDAGTEPDAGPQMPDAGTESDAGTKPDAGVPPIPDPDGTGCGCAAGSGVPVSAVWGMLGLLGAMAARRRSIS, encoded by the coding sequence ATGCAGGCCGTGGCGAAGTGGGGGGCTCTCCTGGTGGTCCTGTGGTTGGGCCTGGGAGGGTGCTCGGACGCGGGGCGTCCGGGGGCTGGAGTGTCCCAGAAGCAGAGCTCACGCGCCCAGGCGCTCGCGGCGGGGCAGGCCCGGCTCCTGCGCGACATTCACGCGGGAACGGCCGGCACGACCTACGGAAAGAGCGGGGGCGAGGGCCTGCGTGTGGGCCGCACGCTCTTCTATGTCGCATCCGACCTGAGCAACGGGGGCGAACTCTGGAAGAGCGATGGCACCCCCGAGGGCACGGTCCTGGTGAAGGACATCCGGCCGGGGCCCAACAGTTCGAACCTGGCCTACTTCGTGGAAATGGACGGCATCCTCTACTTCTCCGCCACCGACCACTCCGGCGCCGAGCTGTGGCGCAGTGACGGCACCCCGGAGGGGACCTGGCGGGTCAAGGACATCGCCCCGGGGCCCGACAGCGGCGGGCCGAGCTTCCTCTCCCGCGTGGGCCACCAGCTGTTCTTCATCCGCACAAGCGAACTGTGGAAGAGCGATGGCACCGAGGCGGGCACCGTGCTCGTGCGCTCCTTCGAGGGCTCCATCTATGACACCATCGGGGAACCCACCGTCTCGGGCGGGACGCTCTTCTTCTCCGCGAACGAGCCGGGCTACGGCTGGGAGCTCTGGAAGAGCGACGGCACTCCCGAAGGCACGGTCCTGGTGAAGGACATCCAGCCCGGCGAGGGACATTCCCAGCCCACGAACCTGAGGGATGTGAAAGGGACGCTCTTCTTCACCGCGGATGATGGCGTGCACGGCAACGAGCTGTGGAAGAGCGACGGCACGCCCGGGGGCACGGTGCTCATAACGGACGCGCGCCCCGGGGTCGGTGGCCTGTTCATCTACGATCCAGGGGTCGTGGGCGGGACGTACTACTTCGGGAGCGATGGGCTGAAGGGCGAGGGTGTCGAGCTGTGGAAGAGCGACGGGACGCCCGAGGGCACGGGGCTGCTCAAGGACATCAACGAGTGGGACAACAGCTTCCCTCAGTCCTTCATCGAGCTGAACGGGGTGACCCTCTTCATCGCCGAGGGCAAAGGGATCGGGTACGAGCTGTGGAGGACCGATGGTACGCCCGGGGGCACGGTGCTGGTGAAGGACATCTGGCCCGGGGGGTACTCCTCCTTGTCCTGGTCCTACTTCCGGGTGGTGCTGGACGGGGTCCTCTACTTCGTCGCGAATGACGGCGTGTCCGGCATCGAGCTGTGGCGGACCGATGGCACGTCCGACGGCACCTGGCGGGTGAAGGACATCAACCCGGGCTCCGAGGGAAGCGGACCCAGCAAGATGCTGATGCTGGAGGGCCGCCTTTATTTCTTCGCCTTCGACGCAGCGGTGGGCTCGGAGCTGTGGACGAGTGATGGCACCGAGGCCGGCACCGTACGGCTGACGTACCGGGGCCCCGCGACGGTCGGCTCTACTCCCCAGAGCTTCGTGGACATGGGCGGCACGGTGTTCTTCTCCGCGGATGATGGCGTGCACGGCAACGAGCTGTGGAAGAGCGACGGCACGCCCGAGGGCACGGTGCTGGTCAAGGATGTGTCACCGGGCTCGAATGCCTCGTTGCCGGTGGTGCTCACCCGGGTCGGAGAGACGCTCCTCTTCTTCGCCTACACGCCCGCCACGGGCCATGAGCTGTGGAGGAGCGACGGCTCCGCGGCCGGCACGGTGATGGTGAAGGAGATCCGCCCCGGGACGGAGGGGTGTGAATGCAGCGTGCTCGGGGTCTACCAGGGGATGCTCTATTTCCTGGCCCATGATGGCGTGTCCGGCGTGGACCTCTGGCGCAGCGACGGCACCTCCGAGGGCACGGTGAAGGTGCAGGACTGGCCCTACGGCCTGTCCAGCGGCGTCAACCCCGAGCCGGTCCAGATGGGTGGCGTCCTGTACTTCATCCGTTACACCGCGCTGTGGCGCACGGACGGGACGGACGCGGGGACGTGGATGGTGAAGCAGCTCGCCACGGATACGCGCCGTGATGCCTACCAGCTCACCGCCGTGGGGAACCGGCTCTTCTTCCGCTCGTTCGACTACAGCTACGGCTCCGAGCTGTGGACGAGCGACGGCACGCCCGAGGGGACCGCGCAGTTGAAGGACCTCTGGCCCGGCATCTATGGCTCCAAGCCCTCATCGTTCGTGGGCCTGAACGGAAGGGTCTACTTCGCCGCGAACGACGGCATGTCTGGCAACGAGCTGTGGACGAGCGATGGGACGCCCGAGGGCACGGTGAAGGTGAAGGAGCTGGTGCCGGGTTATGGCGGCACCGGGCCCATGTTGCTGACGCGCGTGGGCGGGACGCTCTACTTCGCCGCCACCGACGCTTCAGGCGCCCCCGTGCTGTGGAAGAGCGATGGCACCGAGGCGGGCACCGTGCGCGTCAAGGGACCCATGCCGGGCCTGCTGGGCACCGGAGACCCGATGTCGTTTCTCGCGCTCGAACCCGAAGGCATGTTGCTGTTCGCCGCCGCGGATGCCGCGTCCGGTGTCGAGGTGTGGAGGACGGACGGGACGGAGGCGGGCACCGTGCGAATCACGGACATTGCGCCGGGGCCAGGCTCTTCGCGCCCGCGCATGTTCACGCGCAGCGGCAACCGCATCTTCCTTTCCGCGAATGACGGCTGGACGGGCTTGGAGCCCTGGCTCATCCCCCTGCGGGCGGTGACCGGCCCCGTACCGCCGACCGTCACCTGCCCCGAGGATGTCACCGCCGAGGCCACCGGTGTCGCGGGCGCGGACGTGAGCCTGCCGGAGGCTCGGGCCTCGGACGACACCGCCCCGCCGCAGGTGACGTACAGCCCCGAGTCGGGCAGCACCTTCCCGCCAGGCGACACCCAGGTGTCGGTCACGGCGCAGGATGAGGAGGGGCTCACGGCCACGTGTACCTTCCATGTGCTCGTCCGCGACACCACCGCGCCCCAGCTGACGTGTCCGGAGGACGTCTCCGTCACCGTCGAGGACGAGGCTGGGAACACCGTGGAGTTTCCTCCCGCCATCGCCGTGGATCTCGTCACGGCCTCGCCCGTCCTGACGTACAGCCGGGCTTCGGGCAGCACCTTTCCGCCCGGGACGACGCCCGTCACCGTCACCGCCGAGGACGCCGCGGGCAACCGCGCCACGTGCGACTTCCAGGTGTCGGTGAACGTGAAGCCAGCCCCCTTCGATGCGGGGACGGAGCCGGACGCAGGGATGGAGTTGGACGCAGGGACGGAGGTGGACGCAGGGACGGAGCCGGACGCGGGGATGGAGCTCGACGCAGGGATGGAAGTGGACGCAGGGACGGAGGTGGACGCAGGGACGGAGCCGGACGCTGGCCCGCAGATGCCGGACGCGGGGACGGAGTCGGACGCGGGGACGAAGCCAGACGCGGGTGTGCCGCCCATCCCGGATCCAGATGGCACAGGGTGCGGATGCGCGGCGGGCAGTGGTGTGCCCGTGAGCGCTGTCTGGGGGATGCTGGGGCTCCTCGGCGCGATGGCGGCCCGGCGGCGCTCCATCTCCTGA
- a CDS encoding transposase: MRAKAGRPAYFRCGTANLFCAVEPKAGWHFVKATPNRKSPAFAEALQDIAKKYPEANTIHLVLDNLSTHSRQAWQKWANRQQLRIRWRFTVPKARAKFHYQPADFTRS, encoded by the coding sequence GTGCGTGCCAAAGCTGGACGCCCAGCCTACTTCCGCTGTGGCACGGCCAATCTTTTCTGCGCGGTGGAGCCCAAGGCGGGGTGGCATTTCGTGAAGGCCACACCCAATAGAAAGAGTCCAGCGTTTGCCGAAGCTCTCCAGGACATCGCCAAGAAGTACCCGGAGGCGAACACCATCCACCTGGTGCTGGACAATCTCAGTACCCACAGCCGCCAGGCATGGCAGAAGTGGGCCAATCGCCAGCAACTCCGGATTCGCTGGCGATTCACCGTGCCGAAGGCCCGAGCGAAGTTCCATTACCAACCCGCAGACTTCACCCGGTCATAG
- a CDS encoding DUF1801 domain-containing protein has protein sequence MATTTRVPQTIDAYLAAVSDPAAKKTLSALRTQLRKLLPKATETISYQMPAFKVDGDIVVGFAFFKNNCGFYPGSGSVVPALKSELEGYTTSKSGVTFPPDEPLPAKLVKKLVQVRLAEIAASAKKPAAAKKSPAKGFQVGVVRTLPMTAPALWKWLTTGADAWLGAGATLKPKAGTPYSVPKRRGAPSVSGEVRSVISGRRLRMTWQPEGWTKPATLQFTVTPKTKGASLLVQMENLPDAETREAMRERWSDILARVA, from the coding sequence ATGGCGACGACGACTCGAGTCCCCCAGACGATTGACGCCTACCTGGCGGCCGTATCCGATCCAGCGGCGAAGAAGACCCTGAGCGCCTTGCGCACGCAGCTACGCAAGCTGCTCCCCAAGGCCACCGAGACCATCAGCTACCAGATGCCCGCCTTCAAGGTGGACGGGGACATCGTGGTGGGCTTCGCGTTCTTCAAGAACAACTGCGGCTTCTACCCCGGCAGCGGCAGCGTGGTGCCGGCGCTGAAGTCGGAGCTGGAGGGCTACACCACGTCGAAGAGCGGCGTTACCTTTCCCCCGGACGAACCGCTCCCGGCGAAGCTGGTGAAGAAGCTGGTGCAGGTGCGGCTCGCGGAGATCGCCGCGAGCGCGAAGAAGCCCGCAGCCGCGAAGAAGTCTCCCGCCAAGGGCTTTCAGGTGGGCGTGGTGCGCACGCTGCCCATGACGGCCCCCGCGCTGTGGAAGTGGCTGACGACCGGGGCGGACGCCTGGCTGGGCGCGGGCGCGACGCTGAAGCCCAAAGCCGGCACGCCCTATTCGGTCCCCAAGCGCCGCGGAGCCCCTTCCGTGAGTGGCGAGGTCCGGTCGGTGATTTCAGGCCGGCGCCTTCGCATGACCTGGCAGCCGGAAGGCTGGACGAAGCCGGCGACGTTGCAGTTCACGGTGACGCCCAAGACGAAGGGCGCCTCCCTGCTCGTGCAGATGGAGAATCTCCCGGACGCGGAGACCCGCGAGGCCATGCGCGAGCGCTGGTCGGACATCCTTGCCCGGGTTGCGTAG
- a CDS encoding DUF2306 domain-containing protein, whose product MSFYLLARWLHIASGVVAFVTLWLPLVARKGGALHRRVGWAYVGAMISAAISALAISGWRFVQAPGEQPMDLFFIYIAVLSAASASMGVRVIRTKARTGASTHPLDVGLSTLLLCMGLFTEAYGLRMGVPLLWGFAPVGILSGLTGLWYWMRPPQDRMHWWFQHMAAMVASGIGTITAALVVNARHVGIEGLQLAIFLGPTVVGVVGLNLWTRYYRQRFARKAAPGPASVPWAGAAARR is encoded by the coding sequence GTGTCGTTCTATCTGCTCGCCCGCTGGCTCCATATCGCTTCGGGAGTCGTCGCGTTCGTCACGCTCTGGCTGCCCCTGGTGGCGCGCAAGGGAGGCGCCCTGCACCGCCGCGTGGGCTGGGCCTACGTGGGCGCCATGATCTCCGCGGCCATCTCCGCGCTGGCCATCTCCGGATGGCGCTTCGTCCAGGCGCCGGGCGAGCAGCCCATGGACCTCTTCTTCATCTACATCGCGGTGCTGAGCGCGGCCTCCGCGTCCATGGGGGTGCGCGTGATCCGGACGAAGGCGCGCACCGGAGCGAGCACGCATCCGCTGGACGTGGGCCTGTCCACGCTGCTGCTGTGCATGGGGCTCTTCACCGAGGCGTACGGACTGCGGATGGGCGTGCCGCTGCTGTGGGGCTTCGCGCCGGTGGGCATCCTCTCCGGGCTGACCGGGCTCTGGTACTGGATGCGGCCGCCCCAGGACCGCATGCACTGGTGGTTCCAGCACATGGCCGCCATGGTGGCCTCGGGCATCGGCACCATCACCGCCGCCCTGGTGGTGAACGCCAGGCACGTGGGCATCGAAGGCCTGCAGCTCGCGATCTTCCTGGGGCCCACGGTGGTGGGCGTGGTGGGACTGAACCTGTGGACGCGCTACTACCGCCAGCGCTTCGCACGGAAGGCCGCCCCAGGTCCCGCTAGCGTCCCTTGGGCAGGGGCCGCAGCGCGGCGATGA
- a CDS encoding lecithin retinol acyltransferase family protein, with product MAKDWASTLVELLTSPVSLVTDVVDVLMDTPVHERFSNSIKTDVFQDSHLRDLERVSTDRKLRPGTILRVGRTGFWHYGVYIGGDETVHFTSEESDTSEDNRVMRTNMSKFLGDAEEFQTLRFPKKVCGQRVYNGKETCARAIEKIGLGDYSFLGNNCQHFAVWCKSGVAISGQTVVVNGGESDSPVYRARIEASTSAMGLLGWVKVPDLIEVFGIEVSRTLFASNYLP from the coding sequence ATGGCGAAAGATTGGGCCAGCACCCTGGTTGAACTGTTGACGTCACCTGTCTCATTGGTAACGGACGTCGTGGATGTTCTCATGGACACGCCTGTTCACGAGCGGTTCTCCAATTCCATCAAAACCGATGTTTTTCAGGATTCACACCTGCGAGACCTGGAAAGGGTCAGCACCGACCGAAAGCTCCGCCCTGGAACGATCCTCCGGGTGGGAAGAACAGGCTTTTGGCACTACGGCGTATATATCGGTGGTGATGAAACGGTTCACTTCACCTCGGAGGAAAGTGACACCTCTGAAGACAACCGAGTCATGCGGACCAACATGTCGAAATTCCTCGGTGATGCCGAGGAATTTCAGACATTGAGATTTCCCAAAAAAGTCTGCGGGCAGCGGGTGTATAACGGGAAAGAGACCTGTGCCAGGGCCATCGAAAAAATCGGCTTGGGTGACTACTCCTTTCTCGGTAATAATTGTCAGCACTTTGCCGTCTGGTGCAAGTCCGGAGTCGCGATTTCCGGGCAGACTGTTGTTGTGAATGGAGGCGAATCAGATTCGCCCGTCTATCGCGCCAGGATTGAAGCTTCCACCTCGGCGATGGGGTTGCTGGGCTGGGTCAAAGTTCCGGACCTCATTGAGGTGTTTGGTATTGAAGTGTCAAGAACCCTCTTTGCCTCCAATTACCTGCCGTAG
- a CDS encoding TPM domain-containing protein yields MRAWLGFVVLFCALGTPALGVTVERVPRPAAGSWTVDLTPSHVLTPAVRAEVDEMARSLNDRGLGQLMVVMVDTTSPRRSHEFALELFNRWGIGHPGRDDGALLFIAYADRKAEIILGDGVDEPDDQVASDVVMAEEIVPAFKRGDPNEAVRGGAKGLKELIEDSRLNNPVAAADAPSAASDDVELTDWDREAFLSTPRIHVSTAEESSSSPNVGLFAGAAGVLGAAGLAGSAWLRRRPRKCRTCGTLRVRLGEAEDDAHLDAGQRSEESLGSVDYDVWWCSPCEDASVERYGRFFSGFKRCKRCSYVTGKQTSRTLRSATYDHGGEVEVTVRCGHCDFVSTSRHSTPRRTRPSSSSSSSSSSSSRSSSSGGGRSSGGGSSGSW; encoded by the coding sequence ATGCGTGCATGGCTGGGCTTCGTGGTCCTGTTCTGCGCCCTCGGCACTCCGGCCCTGGGCGTCACGGTGGAAAGGGTGCCCCGGCCCGCCGCGGGCTCCTGGACGGTGGACCTCACGCCGTCCCACGTCCTCACTCCAGCCGTGAGGGCGGAGGTCGACGAGATGGCCCGGTCGCTGAACGACCGCGGGCTTGGCCAGCTCATGGTGGTGATGGTGGACACCACGTCGCCCAGGCGCTCGCATGAGTTCGCGCTGGAGCTCTTCAACCGCTGGGGCATCGGTCATCCCGGAAGGGACGACGGCGCGCTGCTCTTCATCGCGTACGCGGACCGCAAGGCGGAGATCATCCTCGGAGATGGGGTCGATGAGCCCGACGACCAGGTGGCCAGCGACGTGGTGATGGCGGAGGAGATCGTGCCTGCCTTCAAGCGTGGCGACCCGAACGAGGCCGTGCGCGGGGGCGCGAAAGGCCTGAAGGAGCTCATCGAGGACTCGCGGCTCAACAACCCTGTCGCCGCCGCCGATGCCCCGAGCGCCGCCAGTGACGATGTCGAGCTCACGGACTGGGACCGGGAGGCGTTCCTGAGCACTCCACGGATACACGTGAGCACAGCGGAGGAGTCCTCCTCGTCACCGAACGTCGGCCTCTTCGCGGGCGCCGCGGGCGTGCTTGGCGCGGCGGGGCTCGCGGGCAGTGCCTGGCTCCGCCGTCGTCCGCGCAAGTGCCGGACGTGCGGCACCCTCCGGGTGCGGTTGGGCGAAGCCGAGGATGACGCCCACCTGGACGCGGGCCAGCGGTCCGAGGAGTCGCTGGGCTCCGTGGACTACGACGTCTGGTGGTGCAGTCCGTGTGAGGACGCGAGCGTCGAGCGCTACGGCCGGTTCTTCTCGGGCTTCAAGCGCTGCAAGCGGTGCAGCTACGTGACGGGCAAGCAGACCTCGCGCACGCTGCGGAGCGCGACCTACGACCACGGTGGCGAAGTGGAGGTGACGGTGCGCTGTGGGCACTGCGACTTCGTGTCCACCTCGCGCCACTCCACGCCCCGACGTACCCGGCCCTCGTCGTCGAGCTCCTCCAGTTCTTCGAGTTCCTCCCGCTCCTCGTCGTCAGGAGGTGGGCGCTCGTCGGGAGGCGGCTCCAGCGGAAGCTGGTAG
- a CDS encoding 2OG-Fe(II) oxygenase, with amino-acid sequence MSVATVDEGPLLGPSFFLSRTALRSLGLAHRDTYGAARPHPHVVIDGFLGERLATELAGVFPGATGAPWLRRDHPEQAARLGQLQRKAFEGVHGALRHLLAEFSGLSFLDFLETITGIKGLIADPHFRGAGLHLTLRGGHLALHADFNRDRMRALTRRLTVLYYLNPGWEPEWGGDLELWNADLSRCEARIAPVLDRLVVMAHGDTHWHGHPAALACPEGRGRATVAAYFYTAEESPDAPEAHSALWATPRP; translated from the coding sequence GTGAGCGTCGCAACCGTCGATGAAGGCCCGTTGCTGGGCCCGAGCTTCTTCCTCAGCCGGACGGCGCTCCGCTCGCTCGGGTTGGCGCATCGAGACACCTACGGCGCCGCCCGGCCCCATCCACACGTCGTCATCGACGGCTTCCTGGGAGAGCGGCTGGCGACGGAGCTGGCCGGCGTCTTTCCAGGCGCGACCGGGGCCCCCTGGCTGCGCCGTGATCATCCGGAACAGGCGGCCCGCCTGGGACAGCTTCAGCGCAAGGCCTTCGAGGGCGTGCACGGCGCGCTCCGGCACCTGCTCGCGGAGTTCTCGGGCTTGTCGTTCCTCGACTTCCTGGAGACGATCACCGGCATCAAGGGGCTCATCGCGGATCCGCACTTCCGGGGCGCCGGGCTGCACCTCACGCTGCGCGGGGGCCATCTGGCGCTCCACGCCGACTTCAACCGCGATCGCATGCGTGCGCTCACACGGCGGCTCACGGTGCTGTACTACTTGAACCCGGGCTGGGAGCCCGAATGGGGCGGCGACCTGGAGCTGTGGAACGCCGACCTCTCCCGGTGCGAGGCCCGCATTGCTCCGGTCCTGGATCGGCTGGTCGTGATGGCGCACGGCGACACCCACTGGCACGGCCACCCCGCCGCGCTGGCGTGTCCCGAAGGACGGGGCCGGGCCACGGTCGCGGCCTACTTCTACACGGCGGAGGAATCCCCGGACGCGCCGGAGGCCCACAGCGCCCTCTGGGCGACACCGCGCCCCTGA